Proteins encoded together in one Mesotoga sp. Brook.08.105.5.1 window:
- a CDS encoding right-handed parallel beta-helix repeat-containing protein yields the protein MKKLLFVLLICFVISSISLGQGAAGILVVGDPDGQYSTIQAAIDDAKAGDTVMILPGTYREGLTVSKEIKLIGSSRDEVIITPEEGKDLGIFVRGAANFSIESITVISSGAAINVSRSSGKIVDSFIAGGRFGISFSGTGMTLEVIDSHITCYLGMDNEDHLETRLAGIYAYGSATVIAENSVFERNGVGMSLTNDIKYQIQNCTFTGNTIGVSLGGDATGSLVGNIVTKNVENGILINSSSTTTLKDNLFYDNIWHGLDLYLNRCTECECGGEEFNGTVVGSGNVFKSEDEICPIDYWDETFYSFDEDLGKSEDED from the coding sequence ATGAAGAAGCTTCTCTTTGTGTTGCTAATATGCTTTGTAATAAGCTCGATCAGCCTTGGACAAGGCGCGGCCGGCATCTTGGTGGTCGGCGACCCGGACGGCCAGTACTCAACCATACAGGCAGCAATAGATGACGCGAAGGCCGGAGATACGGTGATGATTCTCCCCGGAACATACAGAGAGGGTCTGACTGTAAGCAAGGAGATCAAGCTTATAGGGTCGTCCAGAGACGAGGTTATAATAACACCCGAAGAAGGAAAGGATCTCGGGATATTTGTCAGGGGCGCTGCAAATTTCTCGATCGAGAGCATCACTGTCATTTCGAGCGGCGCGGCAATCAACGTATCGAGATCCTCGGGCAAGATAGTAGACTCCTTCATTGCGGGCGGAAGATTCGGAATCTCTTTCAGCGGCACCGGAATGACCCTTGAAGTAATCGACTCACATATAACCTGCTATCTCGGAATGGACAATGAAGATCATCTCGAAACCAGACTCGCAGGAATCTACGCATATGGCAGCGCAACAGTGATTGCAGAGAACTCCGTATTCGAAAGAAACGGAGTAGGGATGAGCCTAACCAACGATATCAAGTACCAGATCCAGAACTGTACATTCACAGGAAACACGATAGGAGTTTCGCTCGGTGGAGACGCAACCGGTTCTCTTGTGGGAAACATAGTCACGAAAAACGTCGAAAACGGAATACTGATAAACTCATCTTCCACAACCACACTCAAAGACAACCTCTTCTACGACAACATCTGGCACGGACTCGATCTTTACCTCAACAGATGTACCGAGTGCGAGTGTGGGGGCGAAGAATTCAACGGCACGGTCGTTGGATCGGGGAATGTATTCAAGTCCGAAGACGAGATCTGCCCGATCGACTACTGGGACGAAACCTTCTACAGTTTCGACGAGGATCTGGGAAAGAGCGAGGACGAAGACTGA
- a CDS encoding SIR2 family protein has product MFITDNVNVPTELIRAQEEGRLVVFAGAGVSMASPSNIPGFVDLAKAVAKRYKQKYYARQQRVQPPDVFLGSLNPKREEEGVHEIVRQIMSEESSKPSELHRLIPLLFKGPHDLKIVTTNYDAHFLTTIREYKDRYAGFETFRAPALPRGDDFRGIVYLHGNVEQDARWLVVTNRDFGRAYLTEGWARDFLRDLYLSDYTILFIGYSHRDTIVDYLARGLDIRQSNRYALVSASDAERWKEINVIPVSYPLVPEEATAHLELQKALEKWTSLASSDLNCHTERIGRFASKKPGQDRKADSYLTYCLNREDLTRVFCRFANDFDWVRWLDSRGLLDSLFNEDGPLDEIERNLADWFVKTAFESSDQEHLTFLVSRNSLLHPYLVSSIVQYLANNEIEKPGDCLAEWLNLILNNWHKRDTPDQAMLEALKKVEITESPWIITKTIQNFFSLSQTGREATLSLFHRQYDLEPLVTTDCLKRLWSELLEPNLAILYEDILSILTSQLMKAVADMSVLNSTLREHDSICGARKVIEESEGEAGPEWLHIFIDMMRDTILFLIKTDDKSREFYYEWWRRSKAPILWRILLYAISEDPSCSDDYRIGVILDNGWLTNPVLRVEIVKIIRNSLRATSISLKKMVVETIEAEANKVNKGSEHIAGLRLNPVIEEMLSIVEESAVDSPEIRRLIEALEEKNNDPTRQ; this is encoded by the coding sequence ATGTTCATAACAGATAATGTGAACGTCCCCACCGAGCTTATCAGGGCCCAGGAGGAAGGCAGGCTCGTCGTCTTTGCTGGAGCCGGCGTTTCGATGGCCTCCCCCTCGAACATTCCCGGCTTTGTTGACCTTGCGAAAGCCGTCGCGAAGCGATACAAGCAGAAGTATTACGCGAGGCAGCAGAGAGTCCAGCCGCCCGACGTCTTTCTCGGAAGCCTGAACCCGAAACGGGAAGAAGAGGGCGTCCACGAAATCGTCAGGCAGATCATGAGTGAAGAGAGTTCCAAGCCATCGGAGCTTCACAGGCTGATCCCACTTCTATTCAAAGGGCCTCACGACCTGAAGATCGTTACGACCAACTACGATGCTCACTTTCTCACAACCATCAGGGAATACAAAGATAGATATGCGGGTTTTGAAACCTTCAGAGCTCCCGCACTTCCAAGAGGCGACGATTTCAGGGGAATCGTCTATTTGCACGGAAACGTAGAGCAGGACGCAAGATGGTTGGTAGTTACCAACAGAGACTTCGGAAGGGCATATCTCACAGAGGGCTGGGCTAGAGACTTCTTGCGCGATCTCTATCTCTCCGACTACACGATTTTGTTTATAGGTTACAGTCACAGGGACACCATTGTCGATTATCTGGCCAGAGGTTTGGACATAAGGCAGTCAAACAGATACGCTCTCGTCAGCGCTAGCGATGCAGAGAGATGGAAGGAAATCAACGTAATCCCCGTTTCATACCCACTCGTGCCCGAAGAAGCAACTGCCCATCTCGAGCTTCAAAAGGCACTCGAGAAGTGGACCTCTCTCGCAAGTTCTGACCTGAACTGTCATACCGAGAGAATCGGCAGGTTCGCATCCAAGAAGCCCGGCCAAGATAGGAAAGCAGACAGCTACCTGACATACTGCCTCAATCGTGAGGATCTCACGAGGGTCTTCTGCCGTTTTGCAAATGACTTCGACTGGGTGCGGTGGCTCGATTCAAGGGGACTTCTCGACAGCCTCTTCAATGAAGACGGCCCACTTGACGAGATTGAGAGAAACCTTGCCGACTGGTTCGTTAAGACAGCCTTCGAAAGTTCAGATCAGGAGCACCTTACCTTTCTGGTCTCAAGAAACTCTCTGCTGCACCCATATCTGGTCTCCTCAATCGTCCAGTATCTCGCTAATAATGAGATAGAGAAACCGGGCGACTGTCTGGCGGAATGGCTCAACCTGATTCTCAACAACTGGCACAAACGCGACACACCCGATCAAGCTATGCTCGAAGCTCTGAAGAAGGTCGAAATAACTGAAAGTCCCTGGATAATAACGAAGACAATTCAGAACTTCTTTTCTTTATCCCAGACGGGAAGAGAGGCGACGCTTTCTCTCTTCCACAGACAATACGACCTTGAACCCCTTGTAACGACTGATTGCCTGAAGAGGCTCTGGTCGGAACTGCTCGAACCGAACCTCGCCATCCTTTATGAAGACATACTGTCGATCCTTACCTCCCAGCTTATGAAAGCGGTCGCCGACATGTCTGTTTTGAACAGTACCTTGAGAGAGCACGACAGCATATGCGGCGCTAGGAAAGTAATCGAGGAGAGCGAAGGAGAGGCGGGGCCCGAATGGCTCCACATATTCATAGATATGATGAGAGACACTATCCTCTTCCTTATAAAAACCGATGACAAGAGCAGGGAGTTCTATTACGAATGGTGGCGGAGATCTAAAGCTCCCATCTTGTGGAGAATCCTGTTGTACGCCATATCGGAAGATCCATCATGCTCGGACGACTACCGTATCGGGGTCATTCTAGACAACGGGTGGCTGACTAATCCGGTACTGCGAGTGGAAATTGTAAAGATCATCAGAAACTCGCTTCGAGCAACTTCTATATCTCTCAAGAAAATGGTCGTTGAAACCATCGAAGCCGAAGCAAACAAAGTGAACAAAGGATCGGAACATATTGCTGGCCTGAGATTAAATCCTGTCATCGAAGAGATGCTTTCAATCGTTGAAGAGTCGGCAGTCGACTCCCCCGAAATAAGAAGGCTGATCGAAGCGCTTGAAGAGAAAAACAACGATCCCACCAGACAGTAA